A stretch of Carnobacterium iners DNA encodes these proteins:
- the rpiA gene encoding ribose-5-phosphate isomerase RpiA, whose amino-acid sequence MNVKQMVGEKAAEYVKEGMTVGLGTGSTAYYLVEALGKRVKEGLKITGVTTSTRTKEQAEALNIPLANLNDVTKIDLTIDGSDEVSENHQGIKGGGGALLFEKLVANASDKVIWIVDDSKMVKTLGAFPLPVEIVSFGYKQLFRLFESNNLHPELRLNESKEIYVTDGGHYIVDLHLGAIENPHEMAIWLDGLTGVVEHGLFLDMVNTVIVGHGNTVEVLDIR is encoded by the coding sequence ATGAATGTTAAACAAATGGTTGGAGAAAAAGCAGCAGAGTATGTTAAAGAAGGCATGACTGTTGGATTAGGAACAGGTTCAACGGCTTATTATTTGGTTGAAGCGCTCGGTAAAAGAGTGAAAGAAGGTCTAAAGATTACAGGAGTAACAACATCTACTCGTACAAAAGAGCAAGCAGAAGCATTAAATATCCCGCTAGCTAACTTAAATGATGTCACAAAGATTGATTTAACGATTGATGGATCAGATGAAGTAAGTGAAAATCATCAAGGGATTAAAGGTGGTGGTGGTGCTTTATTGTTTGAAAAATTAGTAGCCAATGCAAGTGATAAAGTTATTTGGATTGTTGACGATAGTAAAATGGTGAAAACACTTGGTGCATTTCCTTTACCGGTTGAAATTGTGTCTTTTGGATACAAACAACTTTTCAGATTATTTGAATCAAATAATCTACACCCTGAGTTGCGTTTGAATGAGTCAAAAGAAATTTATGTAACAGACGGTGGACATTATATTGTTGATTTACATTTAGGTGCAATAGAAAATCCTCATGAGATGGCTATTTGGTTAGATGGGCTAACAGGAGTAGTTGAACACGGTTTATTTCTAGATATGGTTAATACAGTTATTGTGGGACACGGAAATACTGTAGAAGTGCTAGATATTAGATAA
- the codB gene encoding cytosine permease has protein sequence MENTQQDKDYSLAKVKKEDKKGFWSMLFIMLGFTFFSASMLTGGTLGAGLSFKDFVIAVFIGNLILGIYTGFLAFISSGTGLSTHLLAKYSFGEKGSYLVSFLLGVTQVGWFGVGIAMIALPVHKVTGISIPLLVISAGIAMTTSAFFGMKTLAIISFISVPAIALLGGKSVIDAIQSAGGMKEILSLTPTNPITMGTAISLTIGSFVSGGSTTADFTRFAKSQKISVVTTVLAFFVGNSLMFLFGAIGAMVTGLSDVSEVMFSQGLIIPAIVVLGLNIWTTNDNAIYTAGLGFSNITKQPKKKIVLILGLLGTLSSLFLYNNFQVFLGSLGTFIPPVGGILIADYFLHDKERYKHFDTQEFRNVNVHALLATAIGSLAALYVPGIAAINGIFVAIATYTVLVKVMKPSQVALKMESLTNEIS, from the coding sequence ATGGAAAACACTCAGCAAGATAAGGATTATTCATTAGCAAAAGTAAAAAAAGAGGATAAAAAGGGATTTTGGTCTATGCTTTTTATCATGTTAGGCTTTACGTTTTTTTCCGCAAGTATGTTAACAGGTGGAACTCTTGGAGCTGGACTGTCCTTTAAAGACTTCGTGATAGCTGTGTTCATTGGAAATTTGATCCTAGGTATTTACACAGGATTTCTTGCTTTTATCAGTTCGGGTACAGGATTATCTACTCATTTACTAGCAAAATACTCTTTTGGAGAAAAAGGTTCTTACCTAGTTTCATTTCTTTTAGGAGTGACACAAGTTGGTTGGTTTGGAGTAGGAATCGCAATGATTGCTCTGCCCGTTCATAAAGTAACAGGGATAAGCATTCCACTTTTAGTCATTAGTGCTGGAATTGCAATGACAACCTCTGCTTTTTTTGGAATGAAAACTCTTGCAATTATTAGTTTCATTTCTGTACCGGCTATTGCCTTATTAGGGGGTAAGTCGGTTATAGACGCAATTCAATCTGCAGGTGGGATGAAAGAGATTTTGTCTCTTACACCAACCAATCCCATTACAATGGGCACAGCTATATCATTAACAATAGGTTCGTTCGTTAGTGGAGGCTCAACAACAGCAGACTTTACTCGATTTGCGAAATCTCAAAAAATCAGTGTTGTTACAACGGTCTTAGCTTTCTTTGTTGGAAACTCACTGATGTTCTTGTTTGGAGCCATTGGAGCAATGGTTACGGGCTTATCAGATGTTTCAGAAGTCATGTTCTCACAAGGCTTAATTATTCCAGCTATCGTCGTATTAGGATTAAATATCTGGACAACAAATGATAATGCAATCTATACAGCAGGACTTGGTTTTTCTAATATTACAAAACAACCAAAGAAAAAGATCGTCCTGATTTTAGGACTTCTTGGGACACTATCTTCTCTCTTCTTATACAACAATTTTCAAGTATTCTTAGGTTCGCTAGGCACATTCATTCCACCAGTTGGCGGGATTTTGATTGCAGATTATTTCTTGCATGATAAAGAAAGATACAAGCATTTTGATACGCAAGAGTTTAGAAACGTAAACGTTCATGCCTTATTGGCAACCGCGATAGGATCACTAGCTGCACTTTATGTGCCGGGAATCGCAGCTATTAATGGTATTTTTGTAGCTATAGCAACTTATACCGTTTTGGTTAAAGTGATGAAGCCATCTCAAGTGGCATTAAAAATGGAAAGCTTAACCAATGAAATCAGTTGA
- the codA gene encoding cytosine deaminase translates to MLIKNGWLYDRNKKQDILIEEGIITRIEDSIALEQVKGHQVVDAKGKLVSTPFIEPHIHLDSVLTAGEPRWNESGTLFEGIETWSERKQFLTIEDVKTRARKALKMQLANGIQFVRTHVDITDPSLTALKALIELREEMKDYVTIQLVAFPQEGILSYPNGLGLLEEALKLGADVVGGIPHYEFTREYGVESINQLFELAIKYDVLIDVHCDEIDDEQSRFLEVLATRAYEYGVGDKVTASHTTAMGSYDDAYTSKLFRILKLSGIHFVSNPLVNIHLQGRFDSYPKRRGLTRVKELLADGMNVAFGHDDIFDPWYPLGTGNMLQVLHMGLHVGQMMGYEEINQSLHLISTNSAKVMHVQEQYGIEIGKPGNIIILDADSGYETVRRQAVVLYSIRNGQIISQTTPAISIVEIAGKEEITFSK, encoded by the coding sequence GTGTTAATAAAAAATGGCTGGCTTTATGATCGAAATAAAAAACAAGATATTTTAATTGAAGAAGGCATCATTACACGGATTGAAGATAGCATTGCATTGGAACAAGTAAAAGGACATCAAGTAGTGGACGCAAAAGGTAAACTGGTATCAACACCATTTATCGAACCACATATTCACTTAGATTCTGTTTTAACTGCTGGAGAGCCACGATGGAATGAAAGTGGAACTTTATTCGAAGGCATCGAAACATGGTCAGAAAGAAAGCAATTTCTTACAATTGAAGATGTGAAAACAAGAGCTCGTAAAGCCTTGAAAATGCAACTAGCTAATGGCATTCAATTTGTCAGAACACATGTAGATATCACTGATCCTTCTTTAACTGCACTAAAAGCATTGATTGAATTACGCGAAGAAATGAAAGACTATGTAACCATTCAACTTGTGGCCTTTCCACAAGAGGGTATTTTATCTTATCCTAATGGACTTGGTTTATTGGAAGAAGCTTTGAAGTTAGGAGCAGACGTTGTTGGGGGTATTCCACATTATGAATTTACGCGCGAATATGGGGTTGAATCAATCAACCAACTATTCGAATTGGCTATAAAATACGATGTACTTATTGATGTTCATTGTGATGAAATTGATGACGAACAATCGCGCTTTTTAGAGGTGCTAGCTACAAGAGCTTACGAATATGGTGTTGGAGATAAAGTTACAGCTAGTCACACAACGGCAATGGGTTCTTACGATGACGCGTATACGTCAAAGTTGTTTCGTATATTGAAACTATCTGGTATTCATTTCGTTTCAAACCCATTGGTTAATATCCATTTACAAGGCCGATTTGATAGTTACCCAAAAAGAAGAGGACTAACAAGGGTAAAAGAATTGCTGGCAGATGGAATGAACGTAGCATTTGGACACGATGATATTTTTGACCCTTGGTATCCTTTAGGAACGGGTAATATGTTACAAGTTCTGCATATGGGGCTGCATGTTGGCCAAATGATGGGGTATGAAGAAATCAATCAGTCACTTCACTTAATTAGTACAAATAGTGCTAAAGTGATGCATGTCCAAGAGCAATACGGGATTGAAATAGGTAAGCCAGGTAATATAATTATTTTAGATGCAGATAGTGGGTATGAAACTGTCAGAAGACAAGCTGTTGTCTTGTATTCTATTCGTAATGGACAGATTATTTCCCAAACAACTCCAGCAATTTCTATTGTAGAAATTGCTGGAAAAGAAGAAATTACTTTTTCAAAATAA